The Daucus carota subsp. sativus chromosome 2, DH1 v3.0, whole genome shotgun sequence genome includes a window with the following:
- the LOC108208389 gene encoding 11-beta-hydroxysteroid dehydrogenase A-like: MELINGFLNLVAPPSTFLTLLFFLPPYAVFKYFFSFFRSFFAENIAGNVVLITGASSGIGEHLAYEYASHGACLALAARRVDQLEQVAAAARELGAPDVIVIAADVSKIDDCKRMVDQTVDHFGRLDHLVNNAGISSVCMFEEVDDMEAFRSVMETNFWGTVYTTRFAVPHLRNSRGRVVVISSGASWFPMPRCSFYNASKAAVAQFFDTLRIEFGSDVKVTIVTPGFIESEMIQGKFLFKGGKMEFDPDMRDAQAGLVPVRSVVACAKTIVKSARRGDRYLVEPAWFRVSHWLKTFCPEILDVIVWLQYITKPGASPHESFNKKIMDLLPGARALYGGAAEPPANLKAE; the protein is encoded by the exons ATGGAATTGATAAACGGATTCTTGAACTTGGTTGCACCTCCATCCACTTTCCTTACCCTCTTGTTTTTCTTACCTCCATATGCCGTTTTCAAGTACTTCTTCTCTTTCTTCCGCTCTTTCTTCGCCGAGAATATCGCCGGAAACGTCGTTCTCATCACCGGTGCTTCTTCTGGCATAGGAGAG CATCTAGCATATGAATATGCAAGCCACGGGGCATGCTTAGCTCTTGCAGCGAGGAGGGTGGATCAGCTAGAGCAAGTAGCAGCAGCAGCCCGCGAACTCGGGGCTCCGGATGTCATTGTAATTGCTGCTGATGTTTCTAAGATTGATGATTGCAAGCGTATGGTTGATCAAACCGTTGATCACTTTGGAAGAT TGGATCACTTGGTGAACAATGCTGGAATTTCTTCGGTGTGTATGTTCGAAGAAGTTGATGATATGGAAGCTTTTAGATCAGTCATG GAAACAAACTTTTGGGGGACGGTTTACACAACTCGATTTGCTGTTCCTCATTTAAGAAATAGCCGAGGAAGGGTTGTTGTGATCTCTTCAGGGGCCTCTTGGTTTCCTATGCCCAGGTGTAGCTTTTACAAT GCAAGCAAAGCTGCAGTAGCACAATTCTTTGACACGTTGAGGATCGAGTTTGGTTCAGATGTCAAAGTAACAATTGTGACACCAGGTTTTATAGAGTCTGAAATGATTCAGGGAAAATTCCTGTTCAAGGGAGGTAAAATGGAATTTGACCCAGATATGCGCGAT GCTCAGGCAGGTTTAGTGCCAGTAAGAAGTGTAGTAGCCTGTGCCAAGACGATAGTCAAAAGTGCGCGCAGGGGAGACAGATACTTGGTGGAACCAGCATGGTTTAGGGTCAGCCACTGGTTAAAAACATTTTGCCCAGAGATTCTAGACGTGATTGTGTGGCTCCAATACATCACCAAACCAGGGGCATCACCTCATGAGTCGTTCAATAAGAAGATAATGGATCTTCTCCCCGGAGCCAGGGCTCTCTATGGAGGGGCTGCTGAGCCACCAGCTAACCTCAAAGCTGAGTAG
- the LOC108205952 gene encoding SWI/SNF complex subunit SWI3A: protein MENSQDPNFKELYTIPSHSSWFSWDDIHQVEQNSLKEFFDASSITRTPKIYKEYRDFIICKYREDPSRRLTFSEVRKSLVGDLSLIHKVFLFLESWNLINFNAPKRDDDDDYVGGEDRWNVRVEEGAPYGVKVVANPNSLKPVLPPPVAVNGTGNGVLASPLASFKDRYAELAKVKKLVCGNCKGSCDSGCYEYIKDRSFVICLECFKSENFGENKAAGDFEFNNCSRSNGNMGSAWSEAETLLLLESVLKYGDDWEVVAQHVQTKSKLDCISKLIQLPFGELMFGAGNGKPRLWDASDSISSIKQVKLDSSEVSDASNDLKNENEQNGNVEDVTPPQKRIRTGRVPDASNSLMKQVSRLSMMVGPHITSSASEAAVAALCYENLCPREIFEVNDDGSHKLGSSENEIQRASPVKDSDMEERHATDIPDASSMNIIPAALRMRAATATALGAAAAHAKLLADQEDRVIEYQVAKIIEMQAKKLQRKMRCIEDLELIMKKEDVQMKELVESLLSKRMNVLKMIFSAGISRWGDRATVTAHAPSVP, encoded by the exons ATGGAGAACTCACAGGACCCGAATTTTAAAGAGCTCTACACTATCCCAAGCCACTCTA GTTGGTTTTCTTGGGACGATATACACCAGGTAGAGCAAAACTCACTGAAAGAATTTTTCGATGCGAGTTCGATTACAAGAACCCCTAAAATTTACAAGGAATATAgggattttattatttgtaagtATAGGGAAGATCCTAGTAGGCGTCTCACGTTTTCCGAGGTGAGGAAGTCGTTGGTAGGGGACCTTAGTTTGATTCACAAGGTTTTCTTGTTTCTGGAGTCGtggaatttgattaattttaatgcCCCGAAacgagatgatgatgatgattatgtTGGAGGAGAAGATAGGTGGAATGTTAGGGTTGAGGAAGGGGCTCCTTATGGTGTTAAGGTTGTGGCGAATCCGAATTCGTTGAAGCCGGTTTTGCCGCCTCCTGTGGCGGTGAATGGGACCGGAAATGGAGTTTTGGCGTCGCCTTTGGCGTCGTTTAAGGATAGGTATGCGGAGTTGGCTAAGGTGAAGAAGTTGGTTTGTGGGAATTGTAAGGGGAGTTGTGATTCCGGATGCTATGAGTATATAAAG GATAGGAGCTTTGTAATTTGTCTTGAGTGCTTCAAAAGCGAAAATTTTGGGGAGAACAAGGCTGCGGgtgattttgaatttaataattgcAGTCGGAGCAATGGGAATATGGGGTCTGCTTGGTCTGAAGCAGAAACTTTACTTTTGTTAGAGTCTGTATTGAAGTATGGAGATGACTGGGAGGTTGTTGCGCAACATGTCCAAACAAAGAGTAAACTGGATTGTATTTCAAAGCTTATACAGCTACCTTTTGGGGAGCTTATGTTTGGAGCTGGCAATGGTAAACCTAGGTTGTGGGATGCAAGTGACAGCATAAGCAGTATCAAGCAAGTGAAGTTAGATTCTAGTGAGGTTTCAGATGCCAGTAATGATCTTAAGAATGAGAATGAGCAAAATGGGAATGTTGAGGATGTAACTCCTCCGCAGAAGAGGATACGCACCGGGCGAGTTCCAGATGCCAGTAATTCATTGATGAAACAG GTTTCTCGCCTTTCCATGATGGTTGGCCCACATATTACATCTTCTGCATCTGAGGCTGCTGTTGCAGCCCTTTGCTATGAGAACTTGTGCCCGAGAGAAATATTTGAGGTTAATGATGATGGCAGTCACAAGTTGGGGTCATCAGAAAATGAGATACAGAG AGCCTCTCCAGTCAAGGACTCAGACATGGAAGAAAGACACGCTACAG ATATTCCAGATGCCTCTTCCATGAATATTATACCTGCTGCTTTACGAATGAGAGCTGCAACTGCAACAGCTCTTGGTGCTGCTGCTGCCCATGCAAAATTATTGGCAGATCAGGAAGACCGAGTAATAGAATATCAAGTTGCGAAAATTATTGAAATGCAG GCGAAGAAACTTCAACGTAAAATGAGGTGTATTGAAGATCTTGAGCTTATTATGAAAAAGGAGGACGTCCAAATGAAGGAGCTAGTAGAGTCGCTCCTATCAAAGAGAATGAACGtgctaaaaatgatttttagTGCGGGGATATCCAGATGGGGCGACCGGGCAACTGTAACAGCTCATGCACCATCTGTACCTTGA
- the LOC108206011 gene encoding uncharacterized protein LOC108206011 isoform X1 → MRCRTSWALKLLLAFCAIIFPALSLLFLNLSSISQTPQLTSPILTQLNSDDSLSSQHPHLPHKKHETASPTCATVEEMGNADGAAASFDALSSLRVRTLIQDHFRLHGAFRVRGLPQEQFCRRGFVLGKASEAGFGNEMYKILTAAGLSIMLNRSLIIGQTRRKYPFDDYVSYTKHSFTLKEVKHLWKKNDCLGKYKRRLNIRIDDFEKPSETNVLCSNWGKWKQPIVWFQGTTDAVALQFFLKNVHEEMRRVASVLFSDNEFLQYRPNTIGELMRVIISPSENVEEAVKWALNGGPDPHIALHMRMLNNRPARAVKAALNCIKKALVNDSGYLSRPRIVIVSDTPSIVNDITPKLQEFAEVVHFDHKMFRGNLSSRNTVEKSQMEFRVKDWGPAPRWVAFVDFFLASRAKHAVVSGASRRVGTTYAQLIAALAAARQLGENHASASNFTFFSSFHSNILTNGLRHQVGWGHVWNRFAGPLSCDNQPNQCAITPLLPPGWWDGIWQSPILRDMHRMEAYGVKLHKLGKVDTNRLQSYCKSRKDVVRTISVIPPCSGSKCR, encoded by the exons ATGCGTTGTCGGACTAGTTGGGCACTTAAACTCCTCCTAGCTTTCTGTGCAATAATATTCCCCGCTCTATCTCTCCTTTTCTTGAATCTCAGCTCCATTAGCCAAACACCCCAACTCACTTCTCCGATCTTGACTCAGCTCAACTCAGACGATTCATTAAGTTCCCAACATCCTCACTTGCCACACAAGAAACATGAAACTGCTTCACCCACTTGCGCAACTGTCGAAGAGATGGGGAATGCTGATGGAGCTGCAGCTTCTTTCGATGCTCTCTCGAGTCTCCGTGTTCGAACTCTAATTCAAGATCACTTCAGATTACATG GAGCTTTTAGAGTTCGTGGGCTGCCTCAAGAGCAGTTCTGTAGACGAGGTTTTGTATTGGGAAAAGCATCAGAGGCTGGATTTGGGAATGAAATGTACAAGATATTGACTGCTGCGGGACTGAGTATCATGTTAAACCGTTCGCTAATTATTGGGCAGACAag GAGAAAGTATCCATTTGATGATTATGTGTCATATACCAAGCATTCCTTTACTCTAAAAGAAGTGAAGCACTTGTGGAAAAAGAATGACTGCCTGGGCAAGTACAAGAGGCGTCTTAATATCAGAATTGATGATTTTGAAAAGCCTTCAGAAACAAATGTACTTTGTAGTAACTGGGGAAAATGGAAACAACCAATTGTATG GTTTCAGGGTACGACGGATGCTGTGGCATTGCagtttttcttgaaaaatgttCATGAAGAGATGAGGAGAGTGGCttctgttttgttttcagaCAATGAGTTTCTTCAGTATAGGCCTAATACAATAGGAGAGCTTATGAGAGTAATTATCTCTCCTTCAGAGAATGTTGAAGAAGCTGTTAAATGGGCTCTAAATGGAGGTCCTGATCCACATATTGCTCTACACATGCGCATGCTAAATAACAG GCCAGCTAGAGCAGTAAAAGCAGCTTTGAATTGCATAAAAAAGGCCCTAGTAAATGATTCTGGATACTTGTCAAGACCGCGCATTGTTATAGTATCTGATACACCCTCCATTGTCAATGATATCACTCCGAAACTGCAGGAATTTGCAGAG GTAGTTCATTTTGATCACAAGATGTTTAGGGGGAACCTCTCAAGCAGGAACACAGTTGAGAAGTCACAGATGGAATTTAGAGTAAAAGACTGGGGACCAGCACCAAGGTGGGTTGCCTTTGTTGATTTCTTTCTAGCTTCACGTGCTAAACATGCTGTTGTTTCGGGAGCTTCGAGACGTGTTGGAACCACCTATGCACAACTTATTGCAGCATTAGCAGCTGCTCGACAACTGG GTGAGAACCACGCCAGTGCTTcaaattttacatttttcagCAGCTTTCATAGTAATATATTGACAAATGGTCTGCGACATCAAGTTGGCTGGGGGCATGTGTGGAACAGGTTTGCTGGTCCATTAAGTTGCGATAATCAGCCGAATCAATGTGCCATAACACCACTTCTTCCCCCGGGCTGGTGGGATGGTATTTGGCAATCACCTATACTACGTGATATGCATAGAATGGAAGCATACGGCGTAAAACTCCATAAACTCGGAAAAGTGGATACAAACCGCCTCCAGTCTTACTGTAAGTCCAGGAAAGATGTAGTGAGAACTATATCTGTTATTCCTCCATGTAGTGGTTCGAAATGTAGATGA
- the LOC108206011 gene encoding uncharacterized protein LOC108206011 isoform X3: protein MRCRTSWALKLLLAFCAIIFPALSLLFLNLSSISQTPQLTSPILTQLNSDDSLSSQHPHLPHKKHETASPTCATVEEMGNADGAAASFDALSSLRVRTLIQDHFRLHGAFRVRGLPQEQFCRRGFVLGKASEAGFGNEMYKILTAAGLSIMLNRSLIIGQTRRKYPFDDYVSYTKHSFTLKEVKHLWKKNDCLGKYKRRLNIRIDDFEKPSETNVLCSNWGKWKQPIVWFQGTTDAVALQFFLKNVHEEMRRVASVLFSDNEFLQYRPNTIGELMRVIISPSENVEEAVKWALNGGPDPHIALHMRMLNNRPARAVKAALNCIKKALVNDSGYLSRPRIVIVSDTPSIVNDITPKLQEFAEVVHFDHKMFRGNLSSRNTVEKSQMEFRVKDWGPAPRWVAFVDFFLASRAKHAVVSGASRRVGTTYAQLIAALAAARQLGENHASASNFTFFSSFHSNILTNGLRHQVGWGHVWNRFAGPLSCDNQPNQCAITPLLPPGWWDGIWQSPILRDMHRMEAYGVKLHKLGKVDTNRLQSYSYP from the exons ATGCGTTGTCGGACTAGTTGGGCACTTAAACTCCTCCTAGCTTTCTGTGCAATAATATTCCCCGCTCTATCTCTCCTTTTCTTGAATCTCAGCTCCATTAGCCAAACACCCCAACTCACTTCTCCGATCTTGACTCAGCTCAACTCAGACGATTCATTAAGTTCCCAACATCCTCACTTGCCACACAAGAAACATGAAACTGCTTCACCCACTTGCGCAACTGTCGAAGAGATGGGGAATGCTGATGGAGCTGCAGCTTCTTTCGATGCTCTCTCGAGTCTCCGTGTTCGAACTCTAATTCAAGATCACTTCAGATTACATG GAGCTTTTAGAGTTCGTGGGCTGCCTCAAGAGCAGTTCTGTAGACGAGGTTTTGTATTGGGAAAAGCATCAGAGGCTGGATTTGGGAATGAAATGTACAAGATATTGACTGCTGCGGGACTGAGTATCATGTTAAACCGTTCGCTAATTATTGGGCAGACAag GAGAAAGTATCCATTTGATGATTATGTGTCATATACCAAGCATTCCTTTACTCTAAAAGAAGTGAAGCACTTGTGGAAAAAGAATGACTGCCTGGGCAAGTACAAGAGGCGTCTTAATATCAGAATTGATGATTTTGAAAAGCCTTCAGAAACAAATGTACTTTGTAGTAACTGGGGAAAATGGAAACAACCAATTGTATG GTTTCAGGGTACGACGGATGCTGTGGCATTGCagtttttcttgaaaaatgttCATGAAGAGATGAGGAGAGTGGCttctgttttgttttcagaCAATGAGTTTCTTCAGTATAGGCCTAATACAATAGGAGAGCTTATGAGAGTAATTATCTCTCCTTCAGAGAATGTTGAAGAAGCTGTTAAATGGGCTCTAAATGGAGGTCCTGATCCACATATTGCTCTACACATGCGCATGCTAAATAACAG GCCAGCTAGAGCAGTAAAAGCAGCTTTGAATTGCATAAAAAAGGCCCTAGTAAATGATTCTGGATACTTGTCAAGACCGCGCATTGTTATAGTATCTGATACACCCTCCATTGTCAATGATATCACTCCGAAACTGCAGGAATTTGCAGAG GTAGTTCATTTTGATCACAAGATGTTTAGGGGGAACCTCTCAAGCAGGAACACAGTTGAGAAGTCACAGATGGAATTTAGAGTAAAAGACTGGGGACCAGCACCAAGGTGGGTTGCCTTTGTTGATTTCTTTCTAGCTTCACGTGCTAAACATGCTGTTGTTTCGGGAGCTTCGAGACGTGTTGGAACCACCTATGCACAACTTATTGCAGCATTAGCAGCTGCTCGACAACTGG GTGAGAACCACGCCAGTGCTTcaaattttacatttttcagCAGCTTTCATAGTAATATATTGACAAATGGTCTGCGACATCAAGTTGGCTGGGGGCATGTGTGGAACAGGTTTGCTGGTCCATTAAGTTGCGATAATCAGCCGAATCAATGTGCCATAACACCACTTCTTCCCCCGGGCTGGTGGGATGGTATTTGGCAATCACCTATACTACGTGATATGCATAGAATGGAAGCATACGGCGTAAAACTCCATAAACTCGGAAAAGTGGATACAAACCGCCTCCAGTCTTACT
- the LOC108206011 gene encoding uncharacterized protein LOC108206011 isoform X2, translated as MRCRTSWALKLLLAFCAIIFPALSLLFLNLSSISQTPQLTSPILTQLNSDDSLSSQHPHLPHKKHETASPTCATVEEMGNADGAAASFDALSSLRVRTLIQDHFRLHGAFRVRGLPQEQFCRRGFVLGKASEAGFGNEMYKILTAAGLSIMLNRSLIIGQTRRKYPFDDYVSYTKHSFTLKEVKHLWKKNDCLGKYKRRLNIRIDDFEKPSETNVLCSNWGKWKQPIVWFQGTTDAVALQFFLKNVHEEMRRVASVLFSDNEFLQYRPNTIGELMRVIISPSENVEEAVKWALNGGPDPHIALHMRMLNNRPARAVKAALNCIKKALVNDSGYLSRPRIVIVSDTPSIVNDITPKLQEFAEVVHFDHKMFRGNLSSRNTVEKSQMEFRVKDWGPAPRWVAFVDFFLASRAKHAVVSGASRRVGTTYAQLIAALAAARQLGENHASASNFTFFSSFHSNILTNGLRHQVGWGHVWNRFAGPLSCDNQPNQCAITPLLPPGWWDGIWQSPILRDMHRMEAYGVKLHKLGKVDTNRLQSYYHTVQGYFFTHEGESLGSFTLLK; from the exons ATGCGTTGTCGGACTAGTTGGGCACTTAAACTCCTCCTAGCTTTCTGTGCAATAATATTCCCCGCTCTATCTCTCCTTTTCTTGAATCTCAGCTCCATTAGCCAAACACCCCAACTCACTTCTCCGATCTTGACTCAGCTCAACTCAGACGATTCATTAAGTTCCCAACATCCTCACTTGCCACACAAGAAACATGAAACTGCTTCACCCACTTGCGCAACTGTCGAAGAGATGGGGAATGCTGATGGAGCTGCAGCTTCTTTCGATGCTCTCTCGAGTCTCCGTGTTCGAACTCTAATTCAAGATCACTTCAGATTACATG GAGCTTTTAGAGTTCGTGGGCTGCCTCAAGAGCAGTTCTGTAGACGAGGTTTTGTATTGGGAAAAGCATCAGAGGCTGGATTTGGGAATGAAATGTACAAGATATTGACTGCTGCGGGACTGAGTATCATGTTAAACCGTTCGCTAATTATTGGGCAGACAag GAGAAAGTATCCATTTGATGATTATGTGTCATATACCAAGCATTCCTTTACTCTAAAAGAAGTGAAGCACTTGTGGAAAAAGAATGACTGCCTGGGCAAGTACAAGAGGCGTCTTAATATCAGAATTGATGATTTTGAAAAGCCTTCAGAAACAAATGTACTTTGTAGTAACTGGGGAAAATGGAAACAACCAATTGTATG GTTTCAGGGTACGACGGATGCTGTGGCATTGCagtttttcttgaaaaatgttCATGAAGAGATGAGGAGAGTGGCttctgttttgttttcagaCAATGAGTTTCTTCAGTATAGGCCTAATACAATAGGAGAGCTTATGAGAGTAATTATCTCTCCTTCAGAGAATGTTGAAGAAGCTGTTAAATGGGCTCTAAATGGAGGTCCTGATCCACATATTGCTCTACACATGCGCATGCTAAATAACAG GCCAGCTAGAGCAGTAAAAGCAGCTTTGAATTGCATAAAAAAGGCCCTAGTAAATGATTCTGGATACTTGTCAAGACCGCGCATTGTTATAGTATCTGATACACCCTCCATTGTCAATGATATCACTCCGAAACTGCAGGAATTTGCAGAG GTAGTTCATTTTGATCACAAGATGTTTAGGGGGAACCTCTCAAGCAGGAACACAGTTGAGAAGTCACAGATGGAATTTAGAGTAAAAGACTGGGGACCAGCACCAAGGTGGGTTGCCTTTGTTGATTTCTTTCTAGCTTCACGTGCTAAACATGCTGTTGTTTCGGGAGCTTCGAGACGTGTTGGAACCACCTATGCACAACTTATTGCAGCATTAGCAGCTGCTCGACAACTGG GTGAGAACCACGCCAGTGCTTcaaattttacatttttcagCAGCTTTCATAGTAATATATTGACAAATGGTCTGCGACATCAAGTTGGCTGGGGGCATGTGTGGAACAGGTTTGCTGGTCCATTAAGTTGCGATAATCAGCCGAATCAATGTGCCATAACACCACTTCTTCCCCCGGGCTGGTGGGATGGTATTTGGCAATCACCTATACTACGTGATATGCATAGAATGGAAGCATACGGCGTAAAACTCCATAAACTCGGAAAAGTGGATACAAACCGCCTCCAGTCTTACT